One window from the genome of Labeo rohita strain BAU-BD-2019 chromosome 10, IGBB_LRoh.1.0, whole genome shotgun sequence encodes:
- the edil3b gene encoding EGF-like repeat and discoidin I-like domain-containing protein 3 isoform X3, with protein sequence MLSKHSSRSSLRASLSSLRLLFESPQLMRSFGGDGSSTPLMFSPEHQRAGIISAGGRTDDSNDTREDILGFESEDSISVCESKDTTSIDESKDIASKSSDLTDVFEDKTEKDGISGVDVESGARTSESKNNVIILSLEAREHCVCECSGPLGMEGGIISNQQVTASSTHRALFGLQKWFPYFARLNKKGLVNAWSAAEGDRYPWIQINLQRRMRVTGLITQGAKRIGSPEYVKSYKVAYSDDGKAWSMFKVKDTDEDVIFTGNTDNNSPSANSFSPPIEAQYIRIYPQVCRKHCTLRMELLGCELTGCSEPIGMKTGHIQDYQITSSSVFQTLNMDMFSWEPSKARLDKQGKVNAWTSAHSDQSQWLQVDLLITTKITGIITQGAKDFGHVQFVGSYKVAFSNDGEKWFIYQDEKQQKDKIFQGNFDNETHRKNVLDPPIYARFIRILPWSWYGRITMRVELLGCPEEL encoded by the exons ATGCTGTCCAAACACAGCAGCCGAAGCTCCCTGCGGGCCAGTCTGAGCAGCCTGCGGCTGCTTTTCGAATCTCCCCAGCTGATGCGATCGTTTGGCGGAGATGGTTCAAGTACTCCGTTAATGTTCTCCCCGGAGCACCAGCGAGCGGGCATCATATCCGCAGGTGGACGAACCGATGACAGCAATGACACTAGAGAGGACATCTTAGGCTTTGAGAGTGAAGACAGCATTTCTGTGTGTGAGAGCAAGGACACGACATCCATTGACGAATCCAAGGACATTGCATCCAAAAGTTCAGACCTGACGGATGTTTTCGAggacaaaacagaaaaagatgGCATTTCAGGGGTCGATGTGGAGTCTGGGGCGAGAACCAGCGAGAGCAAGAATAATGTTATCATATTATCGCTTGAGGCCAGAGAACACTGTGTTTGTG AATGTTCTGGACCTTTAGGGATGGAAGGAGGGATCATTTCGAACCAGCAGGTAACAGCTTCTTCCACACATCGAGCTCTGTTCGGCCTGCAGAAGTGGTTTCCTTACTTTGCCCGACTCAACAAGAAGGGCCTCGTCAATGCCTGGAGCGCAGCTGAGGGTGACCGATATCCATGGATTCAG ATAAATCTACAGCGGAGGATGAGGGTGACCGGACTGATAACACAGGGCGCCAAGCGAATCGGAAGCCCAGAGTACGTGAAATCATATAAAGTGGCGTACAGCGACGACGGGAAGGCCTGGAGCATGTTTAAAGTCAAGGACACGGATGAGGACGTG ATTTTCACCggaaatactgataataattcCCCCTCGGCTAACTCCTTCAGCCCACCAATCGAAGCGCAGTACATCCGCATTTACCCCCAAGTCTGCAGGAAACACTGCACACTGCGAATGGAGCTCCTGGGCTGTGAGCTCACAG GATGCTCAGAGCCCATAGGGATGAAAACCGGACACATCCAGGACTATCAAATCACCTCCTCCAGTGTGTTTCAGACCCTGAACATGGACATGTTCTCCTGGGAACCCTCCAAGGCCAGACTGGACAAACAGGGCAAGGTCAACGCATGGACATCAGCCCACAGTGACCAATCCCAGTGGCTGCAG GTGGATTTGCTGATTACCACCAAAATCACAGGAATTATCACCCAAGGAGCCAAAGATTTCGGGCATGTGCAGTTTGTCGGCTCCTATAAAGTGGCGTTCAGTAATGATGGAGAGAAATGGTTCATATATCAGGACGAAAAACAACAGAAGGATAAG ATTTTCCAAGGAAACTTTGACAACGAAACACACAGAAAGAACGTGTTAGATCCGCCGATCTACGCTCGGTTCATCCGGATTCTTCCGTGGTCGTGGTACGGACGCATCACTATGAGGGTGGAGCTTCTGGGGTGTCCGGAGGAGCTGTGA
- the edil3b gene encoding EGF-like repeat and discoidin I-like domain-containing protein 3 isoform X1 encodes MLSKHSSRSSLRASLSSLRLLFESPQLMRSFGGDGSSTPLMFSPEHQRAGIISAGGRTDDSNDTREDILGFESEDSISVCESKDTTSIDESKDIASKSSDLTDVFEDKTEKDGISGVDVESGARTSESKNNVIILSLEAREHCVCECSGPLGMEGGIISNQQVTASSTHRALFGLQKWFPYFARLNKKGLVNAWSAAEGDRYPWIQINLQRRMRVTGLITQGAKRIGSPEYVKSYKVAYSDDGKAWSMFKVKDTDEDVIFTGNTDNNSPSANSFSPPIEAQYIRIYPQVCRKHCTLRMELLGCELTGLSFEACSIFIANSVMRIMFTLAIVFSGCSEPIGMKTGHIQDYQITSSSVFQTLNMDMFSWEPSKARLDKQGKVNAWTSAHSDQSQWLQVDLLITTKITGIITQGAKDFGHVQFVGSYKVAFSNDGEKWFIYQDEKQQKDKIFQGNFDNETHRKNVLDPPIYARFIRILPWSWYGRITMRVELLGCPEEL; translated from the exons ATGCTGTCCAAACACAGCAGCCGAAGCTCCCTGCGGGCCAGTCTGAGCAGCCTGCGGCTGCTTTTCGAATCTCCCCAGCTGATGCGATCGTTTGGCGGAGATGGTTCAAGTACTCCGTTAATGTTCTCCCCGGAGCACCAGCGAGCGGGCATCATATCCGCAGGTGGACGAACCGATGACAGCAATGACACTAGAGAGGACATCTTAGGCTTTGAGAGTGAAGACAGCATTTCTGTGTGTGAGAGCAAGGACACGACATCCATTGACGAATCCAAGGACATTGCATCCAAAAGTTCAGACCTGACGGATGTTTTCGAggacaaaacagaaaaagatgGCATTTCAGGGGTCGATGTGGAGTCTGGGGCGAGAACCAGCGAGAGCAAGAATAATGTTATCATATTATCGCTTGAGGCCAGAGAACACTGTGTTTGTG AATGTTCTGGACCTTTAGGGATGGAAGGAGGGATCATTTCGAACCAGCAGGTAACAGCTTCTTCCACACATCGAGCTCTGTTCGGCCTGCAGAAGTGGTTTCCTTACTTTGCCCGACTCAACAAGAAGGGCCTCGTCAATGCCTGGAGCGCAGCTGAGGGTGACCGATATCCATGGATTCAG ATAAATCTACAGCGGAGGATGAGGGTGACCGGACTGATAACACAGGGCGCCAAGCGAATCGGAAGCCCAGAGTACGTGAAATCATATAAAGTGGCGTACAGCGACGACGGGAAGGCCTGGAGCATGTTTAAAGTCAAGGACACGGATGAGGACGTG ATTTTCACCggaaatactgataataattcCCCCTCGGCTAACTCCTTCAGCCCACCAATCGAAGCGCAGTACATCCGCATTTACCCCCAAGTCTGCAGGAAACACTGCACACTGCGAATGGAGCTCCTGGGCTGTGAGCTCACAGGTCTGTCTTTTGAAGCGTGCAGTATATTCATTGCCAACAGTGTCATGAGAATTATGTTCACTCTTGCGATTGTTTTTTCAGGATGCTCAGAGCCCATAGGGATGAAAACCGGACACATCCAGGACTATCAAATCACCTCCTCCAGTGTGTTTCAGACCCTGAACATGGACATGTTCTCCTGGGAACCCTCCAAGGCCAGACTGGACAAACAGGGCAAGGTCAACGCATGGACATCAGCCCACAGTGACCAATCCCAGTGGCTGCAG GTGGATTTGCTGATTACCACCAAAATCACAGGAATTATCACCCAAGGAGCCAAAGATTTCGGGCATGTGCAGTTTGTCGGCTCCTATAAAGTGGCGTTCAGTAATGATGGAGAGAAATGGTTCATATATCAGGACGAAAAACAACAGAAGGATAAG ATTTTCCAAGGAAACTTTGACAACGAAACACACAGAAAGAACGTGTTAGATCCGCCGATCTACGCTCGGTTCATCCGGATTCTTCCGTGGTCGTGGTACGGACGCATCACTATGAGGGTGGAGCTTCTGGGGTGTCCGGAGGAGCTGTGA